A single region of the Candidatus Protochlamydia amoebophila UWE25 genome encodes:
- a CDS encoding fused DSP-PTPase phosphatase/NAD kinase-like protein, which translates to MKNIYILLFLFSLGVVAQSFLYQHQPTLFPIVDAPLNSENHLPKKWRSTKQISQLVGNYANLKGLTQLHLSGSGQFSQEDLKNMSQEIKGKAFVLDLREESHGFIDGTPISWTDGLNYGNVGKTLRQIELDEQKRLKLTAQKGSIIVDLSKDLGENFQKFFVREVKTEKELVESFGYTYIRLPITDHHRPVDSVVDQFIEIVLSLPADSWIHLHCKGGKGRTTTFMTLYDIMHNAQTVGLNDILSRQTLLGGADLVQAEKNETYKQKPAKDRIEFIRAFYTYCREVPNFEMTWSDWVHQKQLVAYQTSSSN; encoded by the coding sequence ATGAAAAATATATATATTTTGCTCTTTCTATTTAGCTTAGGGGTAGTAGCGCAGTCATTTCTCTATCAACACCAACCAACTTTATTTCCCATTGTTGACGCTCCTTTAAATTCTGAAAATCACTTACCAAAAAAATGGAGAAGCACAAAGCAAATTTCTCAATTGGTTGGAAATTATGCTAATTTAAAAGGTTTGACTCAACTTCATTTATCTGGTAGTGGGCAATTTTCTCAAGAAGATTTAAAAAACATGTCTCAAGAAATCAAGGGGAAAGCGTTTGTTCTTGATTTAAGAGAAGAATCACATGGTTTTATCGATGGAACACCTATCAGTTGGACTGATGGCTTAAACTATGGCAATGTGGGTAAAACTCTTCGTCAAATCGAACTAGATGAGCAAAAACGATTGAAATTAACAGCTCAAAAAGGATCTATTATTGTTGATTTATCAAAAGATTTAGGCGAGAATTTTCAAAAATTTTTTGTTAGAGAAGTGAAGACAGAGAAAGAATTAGTAGAATCTTTTGGCTATACATATATTCGTTTGCCAATCACGGACCATCATCGACCGGTTGATTCTGTTGTTGATCAATTTATTGAAATTGTTCTAAGCCTTCCTGCCGATTCTTGGATTCATTTACATTGTAAAGGAGGAAAAGGGCGTACAACAACCTTTATGACTTTATATGATATAATGCATAATGCTCAAACTGTCGGATTAAATGATATTTTGTCTAGACAAACATTGTTAGGTGGAGCAGATCTTGTTCAAGCCGAAAAAAATGAAACTTATAAACAAAAACCTGCCAAAGATCGTATCGAGTTTATTCGAGCTTTTTATACTTATTGCCGGGAGGTTCCCAATTTTGAAATGACTTGGTCTGATTGGGTTCATCAAAAACAATTAGTTGCCTATCAGACTTCTTCTTCTAACTAA
- a CDS encoding glutaminyl-peptide cyclotransferase, producing MKTDEITISHPKNREVNKTKQINFYIKKFLIILVLLWKFSLYSFDNQKVETLNLVIVQTYPHDTNAFTQGLVFYQNKLYESTGLYGQSCLKEINPSTGKTTQKYLLPRHLFAEGITLNHQELIQLTWKEGIALIYQINPIRLIRQINYEGEGWGLCHDKEDDFFYMSNGSSELLKRHPRDFTIEKTITVTWNGQPVKFLNDLICVEKYIYANVWNTDYIIRLDKETGIVNGIINASQLLPKKIKQSLGYESVLNGIAYNELTRTFYLTGKLWPYLYEVKFESVP from the coding sequence ATGAAAACAGATGAAATTACCATTTCACATCCTAAAAATAGAGAGGTAAACAAAACAAAACAAATAAATTTTTATATTAAAAAATTTTTAATTATTTTAGTTCTATTATGGAAATTTTCTCTATACAGCTTTGATAATCAAAAAGTTGAAACATTAAATCTAGTCATTGTTCAAACCTACCCACACGATACAAATGCGTTTACCCAAGGGTTAGTATTCTATCAAAATAAACTATATGAAAGCACAGGGCTTTACGGACAATCTTGTTTAAAAGAAATAAATCCTTCAACAGGAAAAACAACTCAAAAGTATTTGCTTCCTCGTCACCTGTTTGCAGAAGGTATTACTTTAAACCATCAAGAACTTATCCAATTGACTTGGAAAGAAGGAATTGCTCTTATTTATCAAATAAATCCTATTCGTTTAATACGGCAAATCAATTATGAAGGAGAGGGTTGGGGTCTTTGCCATGATAAAGAAGATGATTTTTTTTATATGAGTAATGGATCTTCTGAACTCTTGAAACGTCATCCCCGGGATTTTACCATTGAAAAAACAATCACAGTTACCTGGAATGGACAACCCGTGAAGTTTTTGAATGATCTCATCTGCGTGGAAAAATATATTTATGCAAATGTCTGGAATACAGATTATATCATCCGATTAGATAAAGAGACAGGCATCGTCAATGGTATCATTAATGCCTCTCAATTATTACCTAAAAAAATCAAACAAAGTCTTGGATACGAATCCGTTTTAAATGGCATTGCTTACAATGAGTTAACCCGCACATTTTACTTAACTGGAAAATTATGGCCTTACTTATATGAAGTTAAATTTGAGTCTGTTCCATGA
- a CDS encoding nucleoside deaminase, whose product MFDYMRRAIESAYEGIDKDEGGPFGACIVDKQGQILAVTHNTVLKDQDPTCHAEMNCIREAARRLKTHILSGYTLFTTAEPCPMCLAAIYWARIEKVYIGVKKECAARYGFDDAFFYEQLLLPPEKREVLATFDPDSSKQCEEIFVKWHSLNRRLY is encoded by the coding sequence ATGTTTGATTATATGAGGCGTGCTATTGAAAGTGCTTATGAAGGAATTGATAAAGATGAGGGTGGTCCATTTGGAGCTTGTATTGTCGACAAACAAGGCCAAATACTAGCTGTCACACATAATACTGTGTTGAAAGATCAGGATCCAACTTGCCATGCAGAAATGAATTGTATTCGCGAAGCTGCTCGTCGTTTAAAGACTCACATTTTATCAGGATATACATTATTTACGACCGCAGAACCATGTCCCATGTGCTTGGCAGCTATTTATTGGGCTCGAATTGAAAAAGTGTACATAGGTGTAAAAAAAGAGTGTGCTGCCCGTTATGGATTTGACGACGCTTTTTTTTACGAACAATTATTACTACCCCCGGAAAAAAGAGAGGTTCTAGCTACATTTGATCCAGATTCTTCAAAACAATGTGAAGAAATTTTTGTTAAATGGCATTCATTAAACAGGCGGCTCTATTAA